The following is a genomic window from Meiothermus sp. CFH 77666.
CGGTAAAGCCGATGCGCAAAATGTACTCGCGAATATCGTCAAACAGCATTTGTAGAGCCGCCTGTTCAGCCAGTTCACCCGGAGCAGGCTCAGGAGGGTTGAGGGAGGCACCAAAGACCTCGTAGCAAAGCAACAAGACCGCCTGGGCCAGGTTCAAGCTGGGCTGTTTGGGCGAAGTGGGGATGCGCACAATCAGTTGGGAGAGGTCGAGTTCGTCGGTGGTGAGGCCCGAGGTTTCGCGCCCGAAGACCAGGGCCACCTTACCCTGTGGCGCTACCCCGGCTACGCGCTGTGCCATGCGTTTGGGGTCTACTACCGGCCCGGTGTAGATTTCTCGCTCCCGCACGGTGGTACCCACCACCAGCCGGGCCTCCGCAACGGCCTCGGGGAGGGCTTGCACTACCTTGAGGTTGTCCAGAATCTCTTCGGCGTGTACCGCCAATCGGTAGGCCATCGAGCCCCCTGGGTGCAGGGCCAAATCCTCGCGCACCCGTGGCTCGGGGGCCACCAGCCACAAGTCCGAGATGCCAAAGTTTTGCATGGCGCGGGCGGCTGCCCCCACGTTCATGGGCTCCTGGCTGCCCACCAGCACCACACGGATGTTTGAGAGCCAATTCATCGGCTCTAGCCTAATGGCTTGGGCCCGATGCGTCGAGGTTCTTTGCAATAATGCAAACACATGCGAGACCCACGCTTCAAGGCTGTGCACCGAGGGGGATTGCTGGATCTTGACCGGCATCGCTTGCTGGCAGCCTGGGCTGCTGACTGTGCAGAGCATGTGTTGCCCATGTTTACCAGGCTGTATCCACAAGACGACCGGCCCCAAAAGGCCATAGAGATGGGACGGGCCTGGGCCAGGGGAGAGGTCAGCGTCGGTCAGGCCCGTGCGGCGAGTGTGGCAGCTCATACGGCGGCTCGAGCTGCCTTGCATGAAGCAGCAATAGCGGCGGCTCGAGCGGCAGGTCAAGCGGTGGCGACGGCCCATATGGCCGATCACTCGCTGGGGGCTGCTATTTATGCGATCAAGGCGGTACAGGCGGCCAGTGCAGGTGACGTGGCTGCCATGAACCAGGAGCGCATCTGGCAGCGAAAACGGCTTCCAAAGGCAATAGAAGGGCTGGTATTGTCGGCCATGGAGGCCGAGAAACTGCGCTTGCTGGGCGTCGAGTGAGGCGGTTTTGGCGCTGCGAGCAACATGTGCAGGTCAGGCGAGCGCGATCTGAGTGCATAGCACCCCCTCTTTTTTCACATCTCGGGGTTTAGATCAAGTAGCACACTAAGGCATGTCTTTGCTTCTCAGGAAGAGTACGAGGAGGTTCAAGCACGGTGATCCTTGTGAGACCGAGAAGCAGAACCACAACTCTTACGCCGAGTGCGCTGTGGGAGGCGAAACAATGGACGAACTGAAGCTTCTCGAACGTATCACTGTGAATCCGAACATCTTCAGCGGCAAGCCCATCATCCGCGGCCGCCGACTAGCGGTCGAACATGTCCTGGGGATGATTGCGGCCGGCGACACGCCCGAACTCCTGCTGCAGGGCTACCCCTGGCTGGAAAAGGAAGACATCCAGGCGTGCCTGGTCTATGCGCGTCGCATGGTCGGCCATGAGCGAATCGAGCCTCTCAAAATCGAGTCTGCCGCACGAAGTTGTAGCTCGATACTTGCGTTTGGGGCGGCGCCAAGGCTGAACTTCAGGCAGCCGGCCATGACGTGCTGTGAACCGGCGATCTGACGCAGGATCCAGGTGATGAAGACATCCTGGCGCAGGCGCACCGAGAACAGCGCGTGCTCATCACGGTGGACAAGGATTTCGGGGAACTGGCGATCCGACGCAGCTTGCCGCACTGCGGCATCGTGCGTCTCGTCAACATCAGCGTGCGCCAGCAAGGCGCGATATGCCAGCAAGTGCTCACGCAATATGGGGATGAATTGACACGGGGAGCCATTATCACTGCGGAGGCCGGCCGCGTGCGCATTCGACCACCCGGCGACGGAACGCCATAACGCCTGGCTGGATGGTGCGCCGCCGAACAAAACGTTGCAGCAGACGGGGCCGGCATCACGACTTTCCGAGGTATGAAGTCTTTGCAGCCGGCCCCGCTGCTGAACTTCGTCGTTAGAGCAGCCATCATTAAACTGAGCCATCGAGGACTGCGAATCCTTTTTCGTACACAAACCTGTTGCCGCCTGTACGAGCGGCAACGTCTGTGAAGTGCGCTATACATTCCGCAGGAAATCCTCCACCAGCCCCAGCACCAGGGGCTCCTTTTCGCGGTGGGGCACATGACCGCAGTCATGCAGCACTTCCATGCGGGCGGGGCCTTGCACCCCCTGTACGATGCGCTCTGGGAAGGCCGTGGAGCCATACTCGTCACGGTCGCCGTGCAGGGCCAGCACGGGGCAGTGCACCGCCTTCAAACAGGGCTCCAGCGTCCAGCCCCGGAACGCCGGCGAGAGCCAGACGCCTGTCCAGGCTTCCAGCACCCAGCGGGCTTTTTCACCGTGCCAGCGGGTGAGGCGGGCGAACTGGGCGGGGTTCTGGAAGCTCTGCTGGGCGGCCCGGATGCCCTCGAGGGTGCGCTCTTCCACAAAGGCCTGGGCCGACTCGGTAATCACCGCGCGGCAGCGAGCGGGCTGATGGGCGGCGATGCACAGGGCCATGGCGCCCCCCACGCTGTGCCCAAAGAGGATGTACGGGTCCAGCTCGAGCCTCTCGGCGACGGCAGGGAAGTAGGTCTGGGCCTCCTCGAGGATAAAGCCCAGCGAAGGCGGTTCGGTTCGGGGCGAGGACCGTCCAAAACCCAGGCGGTCGTAGGCCCACACCGTGCGTCCGGTGGCCTGGGCCAGCGCAGCCGGAAACCCGCGCCAGAGCTCCACCGACCCCAGGGAGTCGTGCAGCAGCACCAGGGGGGCTTTTTCGGGCTGGCCTGTATCCCACTGCCGCACAAAGACCTGGCCGCCCGGAACCTCTACAAAAGTATCTCGAACCTGTATTGCGCTCACAGCCGAGGTGAGTGTACCAGACGAAGAGGGGCGCTTAAACAGTGGGAAAAACCTGTCTGCCGCTCACGTAGACCGCGTGAATCGGGGTATGGCCCCATTGGTATAGCGGCATGAGGGCATGAGGTGAGTCCACCACCACAAAGTCGGCCCGGGCTCCGGGCTCAATCTTGCCCAAATCGGCCCGCCCCAGGGCCAGGGCTGCGTTTTCGGTATGCGCCATCAAGGCCTCCTCGAGGGAAAGCCGCCCGAGGGACACGGTCAGTTGCATGCCCAGCCAGGGGCTGTAGAACGGACTGCTGCCGGGGTTATGGTCGGTGGCAATGGCCACCCTCACGCCCGCATCCCACATGGCCCGGGCATTGGGGAAGGGCTTGCGCAGGATGACCGCCGCGCCGGGGAGCACCGTCCCCACCGTGCCTGAGGCGGCCAGGGCACGCCAGTCTTCGGGAGTGGACTGCTCGAGGTGATCTGCCGAGAGCGCCCCCAGCGCCGCCGCCAGCCGGGTGGCCCCGGTATGGACAATCTGCTCGGCGTGGAGTTTGATCCGAAGGTTATGCGAAAGGGCCGCCTCCAGGATTTGTCGGGTTTCGTCCAGAGTGAATGCACCCTCGTCGCAGAACACATCCACCGCCTCGGCCAGCCCAGTTCTAGCTACTTCGGGAATAAGCTCCTGGCAGAACATCTCTATGTACCGGCTGCGCTCCCAGCCTTTGGGGATTACGTGCGCCAGGAGCGTGGCGAACACATGCTGCGGTAGGTGTTCCTCGAGCCGCCGGATTACCCGCAGCATCTTGAGTTCGGCTTCGGGAACAAGGCCGTAGCCACTCTTGATTTCTATGGCGGTTACCCCTTGGGCCAGGAAGAGGGCGGCTCGAGCTTGCGCCCACGCGTACAGTTCATCTTCCGAAGCGGCATCGGTGGCCCGCACCGTTGAATAAATCCCGCCCCCCGCAGCCAGGATGGCCTCGTAGCTTTCGCCTCGAGCACGTTGCAGGTACTCGCCCAGCCGGTCGCCGCCATAGACCAGATGGGTGTGGGCGTCCACCAGGCCCGGCACTGCCCCACGCCCGCCCAGCTCGGTGCGGGGCCAAAGATGGTAGGCCTCCGGCAGTTCGGCCTCGGCCCCCACCCAGACAAAACGCCCATCCTGGACGGCGAAAGCGGCACGCTCGAGCCTGCGCTGGGGCGTGTATAGCTCAGATATCCCAACAAAGACTTGATTCATAGTGCCCTTAGTTCCCTCTCCCCTTGTGGGAGAGGGTTAAGGTGAGGGTGTCGAGTTCGCAGAACTCGTAAATGTGCACGAGGCAATGTCAACGGCATTCACCTTCGGCTCACTACCCCCTCCCAACCTCCCCCGCCAGGGGGGAGGGGCTATTGCTCCTTCTCCCAGCCTGCGAGGTCTAAGCCTCGATTTCTTGCCACTTCCTTCGCTTCTTCGTAGCCTGCATGGGCGTGGCGCATCACCCCGGTGCCGGGGTCGTTGGTCAGGACGCGCTCAAGCCGGTACGCGGCTTCCTCGCTGCCGTCGGCCACCGTGACCTGCCCGGCGTGCAGGCTGTAGCCCATGCCCACCCCGCCGCCGTGGTGGAAGCTGACCCAGGCCGCCCCCGAGACCGCGTTCAGGGCAAAGTTCAGAATGGGCCAGTCGGCCACCGCGTCGGAGGTGTCCTTCATGGCCTCGGTCTCGCGGTAAGGGGAGGCTACCGAGCCCGCATCCAGGTGGTCGCGGCCAATCACGATGGGGGCCTCGAGTTCGCCCTTTCGCACCATCTCGTTGAACAGCAGGCCGGCCTGGTCGCGCTCCCGGTAGCCCAGCCAGCAGATGCGGGCGGGGAGGCCCTGGAACTTGAACTTCTTTACCCCTTCGCTGAGCCAGCGGTAGAGCCCTTCGTCCTCGGGAAAAAGCTTCAGGACGGCCTGGTCGGTCTTGTAGATGTCTTCCGGCTTACCGGAAAGGGCCACCCAGCGAAAAGGCCCCCGCCCTTCGCAGAACTGGTCGCGGATGAAGGCCGGCACAAAGCCGGGGTAGCTGAAGGCCTCCGCGAAGCCCCCCAGCTTGGCAAAAGCCCGCAGGTTGTTGCCGTAGTCGAAGGCCACCGCGCCTTTTTTCTGCATCTCCACAATGGCCCGGCAGTGGGTGGCCATGTCGTGCAGTACCCGTTCCTTGTAGCCCTGGGGGTCGCGCTGGCGCAGGAGGGCCGGGTCTTCGTCGGCCCTCAGGATGGGGATGTAGCCGTACAGGGGGTCGTGGGCGCTGGTCTGGTCGGTCACCAGCTCCGGCGTGAAGCCCCGGCGCACCATCTCCGGCAGCACCTCCGCCGTGTTGCCCAGGAGGCCAATGGAGAGGGCCTGGCCTTTGCGTCTGGCTTCCTCGGCCAGCCGGAGGGCTTCGTCCAGGGAGTCGGCCCGCAGGTCCAGGTAGCGGGTCTCCAGGCGGCGCTGGATACGCTCCGGGTCAATCTCCACGCAGAGGGCCACCCCGCCGTTCAGCGTGACCGCCAGGGGCTGGGCCCCGCCCATGCCCCCCAGCCCGCCCGTGACCGTGATGGTGCCCTTTAGCGTACCGCCAAAGTGCTTGCGGGCGGCGGCGGCAAAGGTCTCGTAGGTGCCCTGCAGGATGCCCTGGGTGCCGATATAGATCCAGCTTCCGGCGGTCATCTGGCCGTACATCATCAGGCCCAGCCGGTCGAGCCGGTCAAACTCCTCCCAGGTAGCCCACTGGGGCACCAGGTTAGAGTTGGCGATGATTACACGGGGGGCCAGAGGTTGGGTTTTGAACACGCCCACCGCCCGCCCGGACTGCACCAAGAGGGTTTCGTCGTTCTCGAGCCGCTCCAGCACCGCCAGAATGCGTTGCAGATCCTGGGGACTGCGGGCGGCCCTGCCGCGCCCGCCGTACACCACGAGTTCCTCGGGTTTCTCGGCCACTTCGGGGTCGAGGTTGTTGAGGAGCATCCGCTTGGCGGCTTCCTGAATCCAGCCTTTGGCGGTACGGGGGCCTAGGGGGGCTTTGTAGGTCATGGTCGTTCTCCTTGGGGAATGAAGGTGTCCTCGAGGTAGTAGCGGTCGGCCCGCATCAGGTACTCCACCCAGGTGATAGGGGTTTCAAAGGTGTAGGTGAGGCGCTCGAGGCGCAGGGCCGGGGCATTGGGGGGCTGCTCCAGCAGGGCGGCCAGGGGGTTGGGCAGGGCCACTGCCTCCAGCCGCTGCCAGACCCTGGTGAGGGGCAGGCCCAGGGTGTGAACCAGCAGGTCGTGGATGGACTCACGGGTCAGGTCGTGCTGTAGCAGGCCCTGGCAGTGCGCCGGGTGCAGGTAGCGCACCTCGTGCTGCACCGGCTCATCGTCCAGAAAGCGCAGCCGCTCCACATACAGAGCCTCTGAAACCCCCAGCTTCTGGCGCACCTCCGCCGGGGTGGGGCGCAGTTCGGCGGTGAGCACCTGGGTTTTAGGGGTAGCCCCCTGGGCGCGGGCGAACTCGTAGAAGGGGCGTACCCGCAGGAAGCCCTGGCTGAAGCGCCGCTCGGTGGGGAAGCTGCCCTTGCCCTGCCGGCGCAAGAGGTAGCCCTCGCGCTCGAGTTCCTGCAAAGCCCGCCGCGCGGTCATGCGGCTCACCCCAAAGCGCCGGGCCAGGCTGTTTTCCGAGAGGGGAAACCCTGGGGCGGCCTTGCCCAGCTCCTGCAAGACGGCTTCCTTGACGCGCAGGTATTTCACGGTTTATCCTCTCACTTGTATATACAACCTCAACCGGTTGTAGGTCAAGTGAGGAGCCATGGTTGAACTGGATAGGACGCTGGACCTCGAGGCTTTCCGCCGGGTGGTACGTGAAAAAGCGCCCGTGGGCCTGAGCCCAGCCGCCAAAGAGCGCCTTGAAGGGTGCCGTGCTTTTGTCGAACAGCTCTGTGTTCAAAACGAGCCGGTGTACGGCCTTAACACCGGCTTCGGCAAGCTGGCCAGCGTGCG
Proteins encoded in this region:
- a CDS encoding RNA methyltransferase produces the protein MNWLSNIRVVLVGSQEPMNVGAAARAMQNFGISDLWLVAPEPRVREDLALHPGGSMAYRLAVHAEEILDNLKVVQALPEAVAEARLVVGTTVREREIYTGPVVDPKRMAQRVAGVAPQGKVALVFGRETSGLTTDELDLSQLIVRIPTSPKQPSLNLAQAVLLLCYEVFGASLNPPEPAPGELAEQAALQMLFDDIREYILRIGFTDENRLPYAVRRFRRLIHKANLTPGEVQFLRGFLHQSRWYAQHGRRKTDPSP
- a CDS encoding putative immunity protein, which codes for MRDPRFKAVHRGGLLDLDRHRLLAAWAADCAEHVLPMFTRLYPQDDRPQKAIEMGRAWARGEVSVGQARAASVAAHTAARAALHEAAIAAARAAGQAVATAHMADHSLGAAIYAIKAVQAASAGDVAAMNQERIWQRKRLPKAIEGLVLSAMEAEKLRLLGVE
- a CDS encoding DUF433 domain-containing protein, which translates into the protein MDELKLLERITVNPNIFSGKPIIRGRRLAVEHVLGMIAAGDTPELLLQGYPWLEKEDIQACLVYARRMVGHERIEPLKIESAARSCSSILAFGAAPRLNFRQPAMTCCEPAI
- a CDS encoding DUF5615 family PIN-like protein: MAQAHREQRVLITVDKDFGELAIRRSLPHCGIVRLVNISVRQQGAICQQVLTQYGDELTRGAIITAEAGRVRIRPPGDGTP
- a CDS encoding alpha/beta hydrolase, which encodes MSAIQVRDTFVEVPGGQVFVRQWDTGQPEKAPLVLLHDSLGSVELWRGFPAALAQATGRTVWAYDRLGFGRSSPRTEPPSLGFILEEAQTYFPAVAERLELDPYILFGHSVGGAMALCIAAHQPARCRAVITESAQAFVEERTLEGIRAAQQSFQNPAQFARLTRWHGEKARWVLEAWTGVWLSPAFRGWTLEPCLKAVHCPVLALHGDRDEYGSTAFPERIVQGVQGPARMEVLHDCGHVPHREKEPLVLGLVEDFLRNV
- the hutI gene encoding imidazolonepropionase, producing MNQVFVGISELYTPQRRLERAAFAVQDGRFVWVGAEAELPEAYHLWPRTELGGRGAVPGLVDAHTHLVYGGDRLGEYLQRARGESYEAILAAGGGIYSTVRATDAASEDELYAWAQARAALFLAQGVTAIEIKSGYGLVPEAELKMLRVIRRLEEHLPQHVFATLLAHVIPKGWERSRYIEMFCQELIPEVARTGLAEAVDVFCDEGAFTLDETRQILEAALSHNLRIKLHAEQIVHTGATRLAAALGALSADHLEQSTPEDWRALAASGTVGTVLPGAAVILRKPFPNARAMWDAGVRVAIATDHNPGSSPFYSPWLGMQLTVSLGRLSLEEALMAHTENAALALGRADLGKIEPGARADFVVVDSPHALMPLYQWGHTPIHAVYVSGRQVFPTV
- the hutU gene encoding urocanate hydratase; the encoded protein is MTYKAPLGPRTAKGWIQEAAKRMLLNNLDPEVAEKPEELVVYGGRGRAARSPQDLQRILAVLERLENDETLLVQSGRAVGVFKTQPLAPRVIIANSNLVPQWATWEEFDRLDRLGLMMYGQMTAGSWIYIGTQGILQGTYETFAAAARKHFGGTLKGTITVTGGLGGMGGAQPLAVTLNGGVALCVEIDPERIQRRLETRYLDLRADSLDEALRLAEEARRKGQALSIGLLGNTAEVLPEMVRRGFTPELVTDQTSAHDPLYGYIPILRADEDPALLRQRDPQGYKERVLHDMATHCRAIVEMQKKGAVAFDYGNNLRAFAKLGGFAEAFSYPGFVPAFIRDQFCEGRGPFRWVALSGKPEDIYKTDQAVLKLFPEDEGLYRWLSEGVKKFKFQGLPARICWLGYRERDQAGLLFNEMVRKGELEAPIVIGRDHLDAGSVASPYRETEAMKDTSDAVADWPILNFALNAVSGAAWVSFHHGGGVGMGYSLHAGQVTVADGSEEAAYRLERVLTNDPGTGVMRHAHAGYEEAKEVARNRGLDLAGWEKEQ
- a CDS encoding GntR family transcriptional regulator; its protein translation is MKYLRVKEAVLQELGKAAPGFPLSENSLARRFGVSRMTARRALQELEREGYLLRRQGKGSFPTERRFSQGFLRVRPFYEFARAQGATPKTQVLTAELRPTPAEVRQKLGVSEALYVERLRFLDDEPVQHEVRYLHPAHCQGLLQHDLTRESIHDLLVHTLGLPLTRVWQRLEAVALPNPLAALLEQPPNAPALRLERLTYTFETPITWVEYLMRADRYYLEDTFIPQGERP